In Saccharomyces eubayanus strain FM1318 chromosome XIII, whole genome shotgun sequence, one DNA window encodes the following:
- the ATP18 gene encoding F1F0 ATP synthase subunit i — protein MLKRFPTPVLKVYWPFFVAGAAVYYGMSKAADLSSNTKEFINDPRNPRFAKGGKFVEVD, from the coding sequence atgttgaaaagatttCCCACCCCTGTCCTTAAAGTGTATTGGCCCTTCTTCGTGGCTGGTGCCGCCGTCTATTACGGTATGAGTAAAGCTGCTGATCTCTCTTCTAACACGAAGGAATTTATCAACGATCCAAGAAACCCAAGATTCGCCAAAGGTGGGAAGTTTGTGGAAGTTGATTGA